The DNA sequence GCGTGGAGTTATCAAAATCCATTTTCATTTTATCAATCCCGGGCAGCTCTTTCCGTAACTGGCTTAGCTCCTGCGAAATATTACCCACCTTTTCGGCATGAATGCCTTTCATTTTTGAGGTACTGTTTTCGGCGCTGTTCCTCAGTGTGTTCATCATAATGGTTGGCACCCCGGCTTTTTCCTGTTTCTTTTTACCCCGGGCATCCAGCTTTTGTTGTCGCTCTATGGATTCTTTGGCTGTTTCTTTTGCTTTACGGAGCGCTTTTTCTTTGCTTTTTACATCCTGGTTCAGGGCATCGCTTTCTATCATTTTTTGCTCTGCATAAAAATCATAATTGCCACCATAGGTGGTTATGCCACGCTTACTTAGCTCGCACACGGTGTTAAGCAGGTTTAGTAAGGTGCGGTCATGGCTCACTATTACCAAACTATTGGATGTTCTGGTAATGTAATCGTACAGAAGTTTCCGGCCGCTTATATCCAAATGATTGCTTGGTTCATCAAGCAAAACAGTTTCCGGTTGGTGTATGTCTATCCCCGCCAGGAAAACTTTTGTTTTTTGCCCGCCACTGAGTAACTCCATTTTTTGCGTTAGGTCAAAGTCGGCCAATCCCCAGTGTGCGAGTGCCTCATGGCAGCGTTCCTCAATGGTCCAGTCGTCATTCAATAGCTCCATATTCTCCTCGGTTACCCGGCCTTCCAGAATTTCCCTGAGTGCATTCAGTTTAACATCTATCCGGAGGGCCTCGGCTACGCTATGGTCATTAAACTGCCCAAAAAGCTGTGGTACATAATATGGTTTTGGGTCGGCCTTTACCAGTCCGCCAGAAGGTTGCAGTTCTCCGGCTAAAATTTTTAACAGGGTCGATTTTCCGGTGCCGTTATTGCCTACCAGGGCAATTTTTTGGTGATTATTAACGATGAAATCAAGATCTGTAAACAACAGATCCTTATTGGGGTGTATATAAGTAATATCTTGTAAAGTAAGCATAATTTCTTTCCTAAACGGGTGAATAAGTAAAGCAAGCCATTGCGCTGCCTGTGTTTATTTTTGCCTGGAAGAAATTATTTATTACATGGAAGGGATCTGGGTTTTTGTTGCTGCAAAGATAGGAAAAAAATAAAAGACCTTGTCCGCGAAATTTTGCAACTTAGTATAACTTACTTCGTTTAAAAGAAAAACCTAATTAACCTCTTATCATGATCATTCGTTATGCACGCTTGTCTTTACTATTTGATCCCAAGGTTATGCAGGCCGAATTAGCTCTGCCTGGTGACCAATGGCAAGCGCATTTTAATACTTCTTATTACCAAGGCTCCTGGACGGTACTGGCGCTACGGTCGCCGGGAGGAAACCATACCAATATTACCCCCGACCTGATGGCTGATACCAATTTTCGGGATACTTCGTTCATGCAGCATTTTCCTTCGGTAAGCCGGCTCATTTCCGATCTCCATTGCCCGGTGATGGCGGTACGTTTTTTAAAACTGGAGGCCGGTGCAGTGATCAGGCAGCACCGTGACAATGAACTGGCCTTTGAAAAGGGGGAGGCCCGGCTGCATTTTCCCGTTATCACCAATCCGCAGGTAATGTTTTACATCGAAGATGAACGTGTCCTCCTGCAGGAAGGTGAATCCTGGTATATCAATGCCAATTTACCGCACAGAGTATCAAACGAAGGGGCTATCGACCGCATACACCTCGTTATTGATTGTAAGGTAAATGATTGGCTCGCCGGGATCATTAATGGATCGGACAAGATTTCATTCCGGGAAGAGCATAAGAAAAACGAGCTGCCTCAGATCATCAGGGAACTGCGGTTGCAAAACACGGCAGTCTCCAATAAACTGGCAGCCGAGTTGGAACAGCAACCAGGTGATTTTGTAACCGGTAACGATACGGCTATTTAAACGAAGATGGCTGATTTATCGCTAAAAAACTGGATCCCTTATAAATTAGTAAACCGCGAGGGAGAAATACAATGCCACTGGTTAAATACTTTTGACAAGCAATTTGCCGAACCTTTTTTTGACGAAACCATTATTAAGCTCAAAGGCTTGAACAGCGAACACGCGGGTATATCATCTATAAGCGACCTCGCCCTTTTTGAAGAATGGGGCCAGGGATTGGATGTGGTTGAACCATCAGCTTTTATTTTTCACATCTCCCGTTGTGGTTCTACATTGATTTCGCAATTGCTAACCGCATCCGATAAACATATTGTACTTCCTGAAGTTCCGTTTTTTGACGATTTGCTCCGGCTGCCTTATCAGCATAAAGATTTTGATGCCGGTACAAGTTCCCGCTTATTGATGACGGCCATGAAATACTACGGGCAAAAACGCAGGAGCGCAGAGCGGCATTTGTTTGTGAAGACCGATAGCTGGCATATGTTCTTTTATCCTCAATTGCGGCAACTTTATCCTAATATACCTTTTGTGCTGATGTATCGGAACCCCAATGAAGTATTCAGCTCACTTAAAAGAATTCCGGCATTGCAGTCGGTACCAGGTCTCATCGAACCCACGATATTTGGATTTGGCACGGACGATGCAGCACCACAGGCACAGGATATGTACATAGCAAAAGTGCTCGAGAAATATTTACAACAGTACCTTAAAATTATATTAACCGACAATAGATTCCTGCTGCTTAATTACAGCGAGGGGCCTATGCCGATGATCAAAAAGATAGCTGCTTTTTCCGATACTAGGCTAACCCCACAGGATACGGCAGCTATGGATGAGCGCAGCCGTTACCATTCCAAGCAACCCGAAATGGTTTTTACTGAAATAACTGCGGCACCCATACCACCATGCCTACATAAAGCCATGGAATTGTATGATGAATTGGAAGAAAAGAGGTGGACGATGGGGGTTAGCCCCGCGTGAACCGTATTATAACAAAGTCCCCTTTAACATAATAGCCGCAATGCTGAAATAGATCACCAATCCGGTTACATCAACCAATGTAGCTACAAATGGTGCTGAAGACGTGGCCGGATCCAATTTCAATCTCTTAAGGATCATCGGGATCATGGAGCCGCTTAAGGTTCCCCATAATACAATACCGATGAGGGAGAAAAATATAGTGATAGCCATCAACTGCCAATGTTGCCCGTAATTATACCAATGTAAATACTGCCAGAGGGTAATGCGCAAAAAGCCGATGGCACCCAGGATAGTACCCAGGCATAAGCCCGATAATATTTCCCGGCGCATCACATACCACCAATCTTTTACCGATAGTTCTTTTACCGCCATAGCCCTGATGATGAGTGTTGCCGC is a window from the Mucilaginibacter inviolabilis genome containing:
- a CDS encoding aspartyl/asparaginyl beta-hydroxylase domain-containing protein, with protein sequence MIIRYARLSLLFDPKVMQAELALPGDQWQAHFNTSYYQGSWTVLALRSPGGNHTNITPDLMADTNFRDTSFMQHFPSVSRLISDLHCPVMAVRFLKLEAGAVIRQHRDNELAFEKGEARLHFPVITNPQVMFYIEDERVLLQEGESWYINANLPHRVSNEGAIDRIHLVIDCKVNDWLAGIINGSDKISFREEHKKNELPQIIRELRLQNTAVSNKLAAELEQQPGDFVTGNDTAI
- a CDS encoding ABC-F family ATP-binding cassette domain-containing protein, yielding MLTLQDITYIHPNKDLLFTDLDFIVNNHQKIALVGNNGTGKSTLLKILAGELQPSGGLVKADPKPYYVPQLFGQFNDHSVAEALRIDVKLNALREILEGRVTEENMELLNDDWTIEERCHEALAHWGLADFDLTQKMELLSGGQKTKVFLAGIDIHQPETVLLDEPSNHLDISGRKLLYDYITRTSNSLVIVSHDRTLLNLLNTVCELSKRGITTYGGNYDFYAEQKMIESDALNQDVKSKEKALRKAKETAKESIERQQKLDARGKKKQEKAGVPTIMMNTLRNSAENSTSKMKGIHAEKVGNISQELSQLRKELPGIDKMKMDFDNSTLHTGKTLINARGINFGYDDELLWKLPLTFQVTSGERLVIKGANGSGKTTLVRMMLGDLHATSGTLDRATVKTIYIDQDYSIINNALSVYEQAQQFNSGALQEHDIKIRLNRFLFTREYWDKPCRALSGGEKMRLMLCSLTISNRAPDIMILDEPTNNLDIQNIEILTNAINEYKGTLLIISHDEYFLKEVNVERAIELS
- a CDS encoding sulfotransferase; its protein translation is MADLSLKNWIPYKLVNREGEIQCHWLNTFDKQFAEPFFDETIIKLKGLNSEHAGISSISDLALFEEWGQGLDVVEPSAFIFHISRCGSTLISQLLTASDKHIVLPEVPFFDDLLRLPYQHKDFDAGTSSRLLMTAMKYYGQKRRSAERHLFVKTDSWHMFFYPQLRQLYPNIPFVLMYRNPNEVFSSLKRIPALQSVPGLIEPTIFGFGTDDAAPQAQDMYIAKVLEKYLQQYLKIILTDNRFLLLNYSEGPMPMIKKIAAFSDTRLTPQDTAAMDERSRYHSKQPEMVFTEITAAPIPPCLHKAMELYDELEEKRWTMGVSPA